ATAAAAATGATGGTTAATGATAGTGATATTAAGGATACAGAAAGAGTAATGATTGAAAAAATTATAGACTTTGAAGATAAAGTAGCAAGAGAAGTTATGATACCAAGAACTTCTATGTTTGCACTTGATATTGATTCAAATATTGAAGAAATTTTTACTTCAGAAGATATTATTAGATTTTCAAGAATACCTGTATATAAAGAAGATTTAGATAATATAGTTGGGATATTACACACTAAGAGTTTATTGAAAAAAGCATATGAAATAGGTTTTGAAAATATTAAAATAAAAGAAATTCTTCAAGAGGCATATTTTGTACCTGAAACAAAAAAAATACAGTCATTATTTATTGAAATGAAAACTTTAAAAAAACATATTGCTATATTGATAGATGAATACGGAGGAGTATCAGGTATAGTAACCTTAGAAGACTTACTTGAGGAAATTGTTGGTAATATTAATGATGAATATGATTTAGAACACGAAGATATTCAAAAAATTGGACAAAATAAATATATGATTAGTTCTTCTATTAGTTTAAACGATTTTAATGATTATTTTAATTTTAATATTGAATCCAATCATTATGATTCTTTAAATGGAATATTAATTGAAAAATTAGGTTTTATACCTTTAGATAATAAGATTAAAGATATAGTTTTTGATCAATTTAAAATAAAAATAATAAAAGTGAATAATAAGAGAATTGAGAAGGTAATTTTAGAAATTTTATAAGAGGGTGAAAGTATGAAAATATTTGTATTAAATAGTGGTAGTTCATCTTTAAAGTTTTCTGTAATTGATACTGCCAGCGAAGTAGTTTTAATTAAAGGATTATGCGAAAGAATTGGGATTGAAAATTCTAGATTCAGTATAAAAAATTTTGTTAAAAATAAAAAAATTGACAAAATTCCAGAATTATTCCCTAATCATAAAAGAGCTTTAGAATTTGTATTAAATGTATTGGTAGATTCAGAATTTGGTGTTTTTGAAACTGTAGATCAAATACAAGCTATTGGACATAGGGTAGTTCATGGAGGTGAAGAGTTTACTGAGCCACTTTTGATTAATGATAAAAATATTTTATCTTTAGAAAAAATTTCAACATTAGCTCCATTACATAACCCTGCAAATGTTATGGGTATAAAAGTAATGAGAGAATTACTACCAAATATACCTAATGTAGCTGTATTTGATACTGCTTTTCATTCAACTATGCCAGCTAAAGCATTTATGTATGCAATACCTTATGAAGAATATGAAAAGTTAAAAATAAGAAAATATGGATTCCATGGGACAAGTCATAAATATGTATATAAAGTTGCAGAAAAATTATTGCTTGAAAAAGGTGTTAATAAACCTTATGGTGGATATAAAATAATAAGTTGTCATTTAGGAAACGGTGCTTCAATTACCGCAATAAAAGATGGTAAAGTTTTAGATACCTCTATGGGATTTACTCCACTTGCTGGATTAGTAATGGGTACTCGTTGTGGTGATATAGATCCATCTATTGTTTTACATATAATGCAAGAGTATCACCTATCAGTTGAAGAAATGAGTCAGAAACTAAATAAAAGATCTGGAGTTTTAGGTATATTTGGAAAGAGTTCTGATAATAGAGAACTTACAGAAGCAATGTTAAATGGTGATGAAAGAGCTAAATTAGCTTTTGATATGTTAGCCTATAGTATTCAAAAATTTATAGGTTCATATTATATTCTTTTACAAGGAGTAGATGCAATAGTATTTACAGGTGGAATAGGTGAAAATTCAAGTGAAACAAGACAAAAAGTTTGTGAAAATCTTGAGTTTATGAATATAAATTTAGATTATGATAAAAATAAAATTAGAGTTTCAGGAGATGTAGATTTAAGTTTAGAAAATTCTAAAACTAGTATATTTAAAATAGAAACTAATGAGGAACTTATGATTTCTATTGAAACATATAATTTATTGAAAGGATAGTTAATGAGTAAAAAATTGATAGCAACAGATATGGATGGGACATTATTAAATAGTGAACATCTAATTCCAGAGATAAATAAGGAATATATTATTAAAATACAAGAAGAAGGTCATGTATTTGTACTTGCTAGTGGAAGGCCAACATTTGCTATGGTTGAACAATCAAAAGAGCTTAGAATGGATGAATTTGGAGGATATATTATTTCATATAATGGAGGGGAAATTTTAGAATGTAAAACTTCTAAAAGAATATATAGTTTAAGTATTGATAAAAAAGAAGTTTTAGAAATTTATGACTATGCATTGAAAAATAATTTATCTATTCTAATATATAGTCAGGGTAGACTTTTTGCAAATGAGGTAAATGAATATACAATAGTTGAAGCTGAAATTACAAATGCTAAAATTGAATTAATTAATGATTTTAAAGATGTTGATTTAGATAATGTTTCTAAATGTATGTTACTTTCTAATCCAGATTCTTTAATAGAACATGAGAAAAAATTAAAAGCAAGTCATTTAACAGATAAACTATTTTTTGCAAGGTCTTTACCTATATTTTTAGAAATTGTTAATAAAGATGTAGATAAAGGTAAAACTTTAAATAAATTAATGGAAATATTAAATATAGATAAAGAAAATACTATTTCTGCAGGTGATAGTTATAACGATATCCCTTTATTAGAAGTAAGTTCTTTAAAAGTTGTTCCTTCAAATGCTAAGCCAGAATTAAAAGAAATGGCAGACTATGTTGGTGTAAGTAATGAAGAAGGAATATTAGCAGACCTAATTAAAAAATTTATACTTAATTAAGTAATTATCGTGTTTATACTATTTACAAGCTAAGTAAAATATGATATTATTAGTAATGAAATAAAAAATGGAGGAAAAAAATGAGAAAGATTATCGTTGCAGGAAACTGGAAAATGAATAAAACAAGAACTGAGACAGAAAAATTCTTTAAAGAATTATTACCATTAGTTGAAGGTAAAACAGTTGAAATGGTTATTGCGGCACCATTTACAAATCTTGAAACTGCTATAAGAGAAACAAAAGGTAGTAATATTAAAATAGCAGCACAAAATATGAATCCAAAAGAAAATGGAGCATATACTGGAGAAGTTTCTCCTTTAATGTTAAAAGATTTAGGTGTTGAATATGTTTTAGTAGGACATTCTGAAAGAAGAGAATACTACAAAGAATCAAATGAATTTATAAATGAAAAAGTATGTTCTGCTATAGATCATGGTTTAAAACCAATATTATGTTTTGGAGAAACTTTAGAACAAAGAGAATCTAATATTACTGAAAAAGTTGTTGAAGAACAATTAAGAGAAGGATTAAAAGGTGTTTGTGAAAAAGGAATATTAAATGTAGTATTAGCTTATGAACCAGTGTGGGCTATAGGAACAGGTAAAACAGCTACATTTGAACAAGCTCAAGAAGTTCATGCATTTATTAGAAAATTATTAACTGAAATGTATAATGAAGAAATAGCAAATGAAATTACAATACAATATGGTGGTTCAATGAAACCTGAAAATGCTTTAGAATTAATGTCACAAAATGATATAGATGGTGGATTAATTGGTGGAGCTGCATTAGAACCTGCAAGCTTTGCTAAGCTTGTTGAAGCTGGTTCTAGTATATAAGGAGGATTAAATAATGAAAACATTATTGGTAATCTTATTAGTGGTATTAGCCATTATTTTAATAGGTGTAATTTTAATACAACCTGATAGAAGTCGTGGAATTGCTAAAACTGCTAATGTTTTAGATCAAGAGAAAGAAGGAATAGAAAAATTTACAGAATATGTTGCTTTTTTATTCTTGTTTGTTGCAATTTTATATAATATTATAAGATAAATATTAAAAAACATACATTTTTACTAGTTTAAACTTGACAAAGCTAAAAAAAAGTGTATAATAATATTGATTATTAATTAAGGAGGATGTGTTTATGTCAAAAAAAGGATTTGTTGAAGAATATGCTAAATTAACAGGAGAAACTAAAAAAAGATCTGAAGAGTTAGTTAATGCTTTCTTAGAAACAGTTGAAAAATTAGTTGTTAAAGGTGAAGATGTACAATTTGTTGGATGGGGATCATTCAAAGTTCAAGAAAGAAAAGAAAGAGAAGGAATCAACCCTAAAACTCAAAAAGAAATCAAAATACCTGCTAAAAAAGTATTAAAATTCAAAGTTGGTAAAAAATTCGCTGAAAAAGTTTCAAAAGCAAAATAGTAATATATAAGACTACATCTTAGGATGTAGTTTTTTTTACAAAAATGTATTTTTGAAATTTTATGCAAACGGTTTAATAGTTGACAAATCAATCTGAATAGTATAAAATATATTTAGATTATAAATGGAGGAAAATATGGATAAAAAAGTATTGAAGGATAAGATTTTACTATCTTTGAGAAGACAATATAGTAAAACTTTAGAAGATGCAAAAGAATATGAAATATATTATGCTGTTGCAAGAGCAACTATGGACGAGATTACAGAACATTGGTATAATACTAAAAAAACTAGACAACAAGATCAAGTAAAACAAATGTATTATTTATCTGCTGAATTCTTAATGGGTAGATACATGAGTAATAACTTAATCAATTTAAGATACAATGATGTTATGAGAGAAGTATTAGAAGAATTAGGTGTAGATATTAATAAATTAGAAGACTATGAAATGGACGCTGGATTAGGTAATGGAGGATTAGGTAGATTAGCTGCTTGTTTCTTAGATTCATTAGCTACATTAGGTTTACCTGGACATGGTTATGGTTTAAGATATAAATATGGAATGTTTGAACAAAAAATAGAAAATGGATTCCAAGTTGAGTATCCAGATGATTGGCAACAATATGGTACTCCTTGGTGTGTAAAAAGAATTGATAGAGTATTTGAGGTTAAGTTTGGTGGAGATATAGAAATTCATAAAGATGAAGTAGGTAAAGAGTATTTCAAAAGAGTTAATACGGAAAATGTATTAGCAGTTGCGTATGATGTACCAGTTATAGGATATGGAAATAATGTTATTAATACATTAAGATTATGGGAAGCAAGATCTCCTGAAGGTTTTGATTTAAAATTATTTAACTCTCAAAACTATATTTTAGCATCTGAAAAAGAAGTTAGAGCTAAAGATATTTCAAGAGTTTTATATCCTAATGATACTGAAAGAGAAGGTAAAATATTAAGACTTAAACAACAATTTTTCTTTACATCAGCTTCATTACAAGATATTATAAGAAGACATAAAGCTACATTTGGTAATAATTTTGCTTTATTGCCGGAAAAAGTTGCTATACAGTTAAATGATACACACCCTGTTGTGGCTATTCCTGAATTAATGAGAATATTATTAGATCAAGAAAAATTAAGTTGGGATGAAGCATGGGAAATTTCTAAAAAAGTATTTGCATATACTAACCATACTATATTATCAGAAGCTTTAGAAAAATGGGAAATAAATATATTTAGACCATTATTACCAAGAATTTATCAAATTATAGAAGAAATCAATAGAAGATTCTTAATAGAGTTATCTAATAAAGTAAATGGTGACTACGATAAGATTAAGAGAATGAGTATAATTGGTGATGATAAGGTTAAAATGGCATGGCTTGCAATAGTTGGTTCACATGCAGTAAATGGAGTTGCTGAATTACATACAGAAATATTAAAAAACCAAGAATTAAAAGATTGGTATGAATTATATCCTGAAAAATTCCAAAATAAAACTAATGGAATAACACAAAGAAGATGGTTATTAAATGCTAACCCAGAATTAGCATCATTAATAACAGAATTAATTGGAGATAAATGGATAGTTGATTTAACAGAACTTAAAAAATTAGAAGCATACTTAGACGATGAAAATGTCTTAAATAGACTTTCTGATATTAAAAAAGAAAATAAAGTTAAATTAGCTAAATATATAAAAGAAACAACTGGAGTAGAAGTTGATGTAAATTCAATATTTGATATTCAAGTTAAAAGATTACATGAATATAAACGTCAATTATTAAATGTTTTACATATTATGGATTTATATAATAAATTAAAAGAAAATCCTTTATTAGATGTAACACCTCGTACATTTATATTCGGTGCAAAAGCAGCTCCAGGATATAGAAGAGCTAAAGGTATAATTAAATTAATTAATACAGTTGCTGAAGTTGTAAACAATGATACAAGTATTAATAATAAAATTAAAGTTGTATTCTTAGAAAACTATAGAGTATCATTAGCTGAAAAAATATTCCCAGCAGCAGATATTTCTGAACAAATATCTACTGCAGGTAAAGAAGCTTCTGGAACAGGTAATATGAAATTTATGTTAAATGGTGCACTTACATTAGGTACTATGGATGGTGCAAATGTTGAAATAGTTGAAGAAGTTGGAATAGAAAATGCATATATCTTTGGATTAAAAGCAGATGAAGTTTTAAGATTAGAAGGATATGGAAAATATGATCCAAGAGTAGATTATGAAACAGTAGAAGGTCTGAAAAAAGTTTTAGAACAATTAATAGACGGTACTTATGATGATTCTCATACAGGTATTTTCAGAGAATTATATAATTCATTATTAAATGGAGTTGAAGGTAATAGACCTGACGTATACTTTGTTCTAAAAGATTTTGCTGATTATAGAAAAGCTCAAGAGAAAATTAGTAAAGATTATAAAGATCAAAAAACTTGGTTAAGAAAATCATTAATTAATATTGCAAATGGTGGTAAGTTCAGTTCTGATAGAACTATACAAGATTATGCTGAAAATATTTGGAATATTAAACCATCTTTACCACGTAATTACATTACTGAATAATTAAAATTAATAGTATAAAAACCTTATAAACAATAGTGTTTATAAGGTTTTTTTTTGTTTAAAAAATAGATTTTTGCAAAAAAATAAAGTGTAAAAAAATTTTTATAAAAAAATAAAAAAAAACTAGTAAAAACATTGACTTTTAGCAATAATTATGGTATAAATTAGTAAAAGGTGGTAGAAAATGGGTTTTTGTGGTAAAAAGTGGTAGATTTTATGGAAGGAGGTGTGGTGTATGTTTATTGGTGAATATAGTTGTAGCGTTGATAATAAGGGACGTTTAATGTTACCAGCAAAATTCAGAGAACTTTTAAATGGTGAGAATTTCTATATTACTAAAGGTGTAAATGGGCAAATAGATTTATATAATTTAGAAAATTGGAAAGAAGTTGTAGAAAAATTATCAAAAGTAAAACAAACTGATGAAAAAGCAACAAAGTTTAAAAGGTTTATAATTGGATCAGCACAAGAAATAGAGCTAGATAGCCATGGAAGACTTACAGTTACATCTACTTTAAAAAAATATTCTGATTTATCAAAAAAAGCCACAGTAATTGGTATGGGAAATAAAATTGAAATTTGGGATACAGAAAAACTAGATAACTATAGAAGTGATGAAGATATTAATGAAATAATTGGAGAAATTGATATAGACTTTTAATAGAAAGGCGGTAATTTATGGAATATCATTTACCGGTTCTATACAATGAAGTTTTAGATAATATCATAGAAGAGAAAGACTTAATATATATGGATTGCACACTTGGTGGAGGAGGACATAGTGAAGGTATTTTATCAAAATCTACAGATAAATCAAAACTTATTGCTATAGACCAAGATGAAAATGCAATCAAATTTGCAGGAAAAAGATTAGAAAAATATGGAAATAAAATAAGTATTTTTAAAAATAATTTTGAAAATTTAGATGTAGTAGCTTATTTAGCTGGCTACGATAAGGTTGATAGAATATTAATGGATATCGGAGTATCATCAAAGCAATTAGATGATGATAAAAGAGGATTCTCATATAGAAAAGAAGCTAAATTAGATATGCGTATGGATGAGACACAAGATATTAGCGCATATGAAGTTATAAATAATTTCAAGGAAGAAGAAATTGCAGATATTTTGTATAAATATGGTGAAGAACCAAAATCAAGAAAGATAGCTAAATATATTGTTGAATATAGAAAAAATAAAAAAATTGAAACTACAATAGAATTAGCTGATATAGTAATTAAAGCTATAGGAAAGAGTATGAAGAAGCATCCTGCTAAAAGAACTTTTCAAGCAATAAGAATATATGTTAATAGAGAACTTGAAGTTCTAGAAAAAGCATTAGATAAATCAATAGAATTACTTAACCCAGGTGGTAGATTATTGGTTATAACGTTTCATTCTTTAGAGGATAGAATAGTAAAAGAGAAATTTAGGAAATATGAAAATCCATGTACTTGTCCATATGATTTACCAACATGTATTTGTGGGAATAAATCAAAAGGTAGAGTACTTACAAGAAAACCTATAATTTCAAAGGAAGAAGAATTAGAAGTAAATAATAGAGCACACTCAGCAAAATTAAGAGTGTTTGTAAAAGGAGAAGAATAATGAGAAAAGAAAAAGTAATGAAAAATGTAATAGTATCAAGAAAAAGAAATAGAGTAATATTATTAAATTATTTAGAAAAGGTTGCATTAATAAAATTAGTTTTATTCATATTACCATTAGCAGCTGTTGGATTAATAAGCATAGTAACTGAATATAACTTAACAAACATAGCACGTGAAAATTATGCTAATAATAAAGGAATAGAAAGAGTTGAAAAAGAAATTGACTCAATAAAATCAGAATTAATAGCTATATCTAATGTTGTAAACATTCAAAAAGAAAGTAAAAATTTAGGATTTGTATATAATCAAAATGTAAAATACATAAAATAATTGCTTTATTAATTTAAAGCAATTTTTTTATTGAATAAATCTTTTAAATAAAGTATAATGAATAATAAAGAATTAGAGGTGAAAAATGAAAAAATATATATCTTGGAATGTAAATGGATTAAGAGCTTGTATTAAGAAAGGGTTTTTAGAATATTTTAATGAACAAAAACCAAATATTATAGGATTACAAGAAATAAAAATGAGTGAGGGACAATTAGATTTACAACTTGAAGGATACTTTACTTATTATAATTATGCTGAAAAAAAAGGTTATTCAGGAACAGCAATATTTACTGATGTTGAACCTATTTCAATAAGCTATGGTATAGGCATAGAAGAACATGATAAAGAAGGTAGAGTAATTACAGCAGAATTTGATGATTATTATTTTATCACAGTGTATACGCCTAATTCTAAAAGCGAGTTAGAAAGATTAGATTATCGTATGATATGGGAAGATGAATTTAGAGCTTATTTAAAAAATTTAGAAAAAAATAAGCCAGTAATTGTTTGTGGTGATTTAAACGTTGCTCATAAAGAAATAGATTTAAAAAATCCTAAAACTAATACAAGGAGTGCTGGATTTACTATTGAGGAAAGAAATAAATTTACAGAATTAGTTAATGATGGATTTATAGACACATTTAGATATTTTTATCCAGAAAAAGAACATGCTTATTCTTGGTGGTCATATAGAGGTAATGCTAGAAAAAATAATACAGGCTGGAGAATAGATTATTTTTGTGTTTCAGAAGTATTAAAAGATAGATTAGTTGATGCAGAAATACATTCAGAAGTAGAGGGTTCAGACCATTGTCCTGTCCTTTTATATATTAAATAAATTTACTCACCTAAAGGTGAGTTTTTTTAATATAAATATATTATTTTTTATTGAATTTTTTCAATTTTTGTGATATATTTATTTTGTATAAAAAAGAAAGGAGAATACGCATAAAGTCGTATTATCACGATTATGTTAAAGACACAAAAAGAATTAATGGAATATGTTATTCATGCAACAGAAAAAAGAATGAAAAGACCATTTTCAAAACTTGCATTGTTATCTATATTAGGTGGAATGTTTATAGCTTTTGGATCAGTTGGTAATATTATTACAGCAGCTAATTTAATAGAAACAAATGCTGGAATTGCAAAGTTTTTCGGAGCAGCAGTTTTCCCAGTAGGACTTATAGCTATTGTAGTTTTAGGGTTAGAATTATTTACTAGTAATTGTATGATGACTATAGCTCATGTAGAAAAGAAAATAAATATCTTAAAAATGCTTAAAATTTTAGTAATAGTTTGGATTTTTAATTTAGTTGGGTCTATATTTGTAGCATATATTACATATCAAACTCACACTCTAAGTGATGCAGGTATAACTTTTTTATCTCATTTAGCTGAACATAAAACACATACATCTGCTTATGATTTAATTTTAAAAGGTATATTATGCAACGTTTTAGTTTGTGGTGCAAGTTTATTAGGATATATAGCTAAAGATGGTATATCAAAAATATTTGGAATTTGGTTTCCAATAATGTTATTTATTATTTTAGGTTATGATCACGTTGTTGCAAATATGCTATATTTACCATTATCATTAATGCACGGTGTAGAAGGAGTTACTTTTTTAAATGTTTCATATAACTTTATTTTTGTAACTATAGGAAACTTTATTGGTGGTGGATTAGTTATTGGTTTAACATTATGGTATTGTAACAAAGATTAGGAGTTGAATGTATGAAAAAAGCAACAGTAATTACTTATGGTTGTCAAATGAATGTAAATGAAAGTGCAAAAATAAAAAAAATATTTAAAAATATGGGATATGAAGTAGTAGAAGAAATAGATGATTGTGATGCTGTATTTTTAAATACTTGTACAGTAAGAGAAGGTGCTGCTACTCAAATTTATGGTAAATTAGGTGAATTAATAGAATTAAAGAAGAGAAAAGGTACTATTATAGGTATTACAGGTTGTTTTGCTCAAGAGGCTGGATTTGAGTTAATTAAGAAATTTCCAATGATAGATATAGTTATGGGAAATCAAAACATAGGTCGTATTCCAGATGCAATAGAAAAGATATTAAATCATGAAAGTGAACATGAAGTTTATACAGATAATGAAGATGTTTTACCACCAAGATTAGATGCTGATTTTGGTGGAGATAAGACAGCCTCTATTTCTATAAGTTATGGTTGTGATAAACGTTGTAGTTTCTGCATAGTTCCATATGTTAGAGGAAAAGAAAGATCTGTTCCTATGGAAGATATATTACTTGATGTAAAACATTACTTAAAAAAAGGTGCTAAAGAGATAGTTTTATTAGGACAAAATGTTAATGCATATGGTAAAAAATTTAAAAATGGAGATACTTTTGCTAAACTTTTAGATGAAATTTGTAAAATAGAAGGAGATTATATTCTTAGATTTACTTCGCCTCATCCAAGAGATTTTACTGACGATGTAATAGATGTGATAGCGAAGAACGAGAAAATTGCAAGATGTATTCATATGCCATTACAATCTGGTTCAACAAAAATACTAAAAAATATGTTAAGAGGATATACAAAAGAGCAATTTTTAACTCTTGCTGAAAAAATAAAAGAAAGAATTCCTGGTGCTTCACTTACAACAGATATTATTGTTGGATTTCCTGGAGAAACAGATGAGGACTTTCAAGATACATTAGATGTTGTAGAAAAAGTAGGATTTGAAAATGCATATATTTTTATGTACTCAATAAGAAGAGGAACAAGAGCGGCTACAATGGAAAATCAGGTTCCTGAAGAAGTGAAAAAAGAAAGATTACATAAATTAAATAACTTACAAGATAGATGTGCGTATAAAGAGAGTGTTAAATACTTAAATAAAGTTGTTAGAGTATTAGTTGAAGGACCAAGTAAGAAAAATAAAGAAGTGTTAACAGGAAGAACTTCAACTAATAAAGTAGTTTTATTTAAAGGTGAAGACAAATTATATAGAGGTCGTTTTGTAAATGTAAAAATAAATGATTGTAAAACTTGGACTTTGTACGGTGAAATAGTATAAAAAATAGTGTTTATGAGGGTTAAAACCCACAATATTTTGTGTTTTTTAACTCTCAATTTTTTTTAATTTATTCTAATTCGTTTTAATATAATTTACAATGGCTAACAGTTGGCTTAAAAAAATATAGAGTCTATTTAGTACTCTAATAAATTAATCACCTCTAAAAGATCTTCAATATCCCAGTGTGTATATACTCCATCAGTTACATTTGTTTCTTCATGACCGACAATGTTTTTTATTTTGGAAACACTTACATTTAGCTTTCTCATTTTAGTAATAAAAGTATGTCTAATTGAGTGAAGATTTGATACAAAATCTTCTTCTCCATGCATTTTTTTGAAATTAACATGTATTGTTCCGTATTTAAGATTCTTGAATAAATGTTCGCCTTTGTTCATATTTTCTTTTATTATTGGCAAAATTTTATCGTGAATTGGTATTTTTCTATTTAAACCTGCCTCAGTCTTTGATCCAGTAATTAAATATTTTTCTTTTAAAAATATATTTTTATTTTTAATACGGATTAAATCAATGGTTCTCATTCCAGTATAGAATAATATTAGAATCATTGCAGCATATTTATTAGTTTTCTTTTTATAAATATTCCATAATTTCTGAACAAATTCATTAGAATAAACACATCTATCTATTACTCTAATTTGGTTATCTGATCTACTTAAAAGAGCTGCTATATTATTGGTTGTTATTTCGTTTTTTATTGCATCTAAATAAATGTTTTTTAATACTATTAATGCCCTTTTAGTAGTTGAAACTGGATGTTCATCTAATAAGATTTGATAATCTTTATATTTCAAAAATATAAAAAGTTCTGTAAGTATTGGTTCAAATATAATGGTAAAAGCCCTTATATAATCTTCAACTGTTTTTTCAGTTTTTATATTTTTAGCATGTTTAGAATTTTTCCATAATTCTAACATGTCTGATAAAGTAAGTTCAGAATTTTCTAAATTATATTTTTTTAGATTAAAATCTCTTAAAATTGTCTCTGCTTCTTTTAGAGTTTTAGCTGAACCTATGACTTTTCTAGTAAATTTTCCTTTAGAATTAATGTATGCTGGTCCTCTAACTATAAATGGTTTTCTTAGTGGTCTATTTTTAATTTTATAAATTGATCCTGTTCCGTTTGGTTTTCTCATTTTACTCACTCTCCTTTATTTTTTTAATCATTTCAATTAGTAGAGTTGAGTAAATTTCTATATCAAAAAGTTTGAATAATTTATATACTTCTAAGTGATACTTAAAAGTTTTTTTTGTAATAATAAAATCAAGAAATATATCTTTCTTTTTCTTATTTCTAGATAAATAAATCAATGAATAATAATAAATCCATGTATATTCATCTTTTAATAGTTTTTCTGAAACTAAAAGTCTTGGTTCATTAAAGATCCATACTATTTTAGCTTTCTTTTCATTAGAAAAAACATTTCTAACTTGTAATTTTTGCTTTTTTTTAGCATAACAATCACTCCTTAAATTTTAAAGTTAATATATTATGCCTCGATTTTATTAAATTTTGTCTTTTAAAAATTTTTCTACATGCTTTAAATATCTTTTTATGTCTTTTTCAGACATCAAAGTAATTTTAGATAATAATGCTTCATTTATTGTTAAAATAGAATCTAAAATAGGGTTTGTATCATCCTTTTCAGTATTATTATCATCTAGTAAAAAATAGTTTATATCTTTTCCAAATATTTTTGAAAGAATTGTTAAATTTTCAAGTGGAATATTTTTTGTATATCCATTTTCATATGCTTTTATTTTTGACACATTTATTCCAGATAATTCTGCTAATCTTTCCATAGTTAATTTTAATCTTTTTCTTTCACTTTTCAATTTTTTATCTATAGACATAAAAATCTCTCCTTTCAAAAATATTATAACATATAATTTAAAAAATATAAAATAAAATAGAAAATTTAAACGTTATTCTTTCTTAAAAACAAATACCCCTCAAATTTCAAAAATAAACCACCTAGGAGCATTGAAAATTGTTTTTTTGACAAATTATAGC
This genomic stretch from Streptobacillus felis harbors:
- a CDS encoding hemolysin family protein, producing the protein MNTGTTILPQILLIIILILINAFFSGSEMAIVSINKNRLKILIDEGNEKAIKLEKLMEEPANLLSTIQIGITLAGFLASASAAISLSDFLAKFLTRFSIPYYQQISVILVTLLLSYLSLVFGELIPKRLALLNPEKIALTNIDIILFVYKLFIPFIKILSFSTDLFLRIFKINEEDNLEIVSKQEIKMMVNDSDIKDTERVMIEKIIDFEDKVAREVMIPRTSMFALDIDSNIEEIFTSEDIIRFSRIPVYKEDLDNIVGILHTKSLLKKAYEIGFENIKIKEILQEAYFVPETKKIQSLFIEMKTLKKHIAILIDEYGGVSGIVTLEDLLEEIVGNINDEYDLEHEDIQKIGQNKYMISSSISLNDFNDYFNFNIESNHYDSLNGILIEKLGFIPLDNKIKDIVFDQFKIKIIKVNNKRIEKVILEIL
- a CDS encoding HU family DNA-binding protein, with translation MSKKGFVEEYAKLTGETKKRSEELVNAFLETVEKLVVKGEDVQFVGWGSFKVQERKEREGINPKTQKEIKIPAKKVLKFKVGKKFAEKVSKAK
- a CDS encoding acetate/propionate family kinase, whose product is MKIFVLNSGSSSLKFSVIDTASEVVLIKGLCERIGIENSRFSIKNFVKNKKIDKIPELFPNHKRALEFVLNVLVDSEFGVFETVDQIQAIGHRVVHGGEEFTEPLLINDKNILSLEKISTLAPLHNPANVMGIKVMRELLPNIPNVAVFDTAFHSTMPAKAFMYAIPYEEYEKLKIRKYGFHGTSHKYVYKVAEKLLLEKGVNKPYGGYKIISCHLGNGASITAIKDGKVLDTSMGFTPLAGLVMGTRCGDIDPSIVLHIMQEYHLSVEEMSQKLNKRSGVLGIFGKSSDNRELTEAMLNGDERAKLAFDMLAYSIQKFIGSYYILLQGVDAIVFTGGIGENSSETRQKVCENLEFMNINLDYDKNKIRVSGDVDLSLENSKTSIFKIETNEELMISIETYNLLKG
- a CDS encoding Cof-type HAD-IIB family hydrolase — translated: MSKKLIATDMDGTLLNSEHLIPEINKEYIIKIQEEGHVFVLASGRPTFAMVEQSKELRMDEFGGYIISYNGGEILECKTSKRIYSLSIDKKEVLEIYDYALKNNLSILIYSQGRLFANEVNEYTIVEAEITNAKIELINDFKDVDLDNVSKCMLLSNPDSLIEHEKKLKASHLTDKLFFARSLPIFLEIVNKDVDKGKTLNKLMEILNIDKENTISAGDSYNDIPLLEVSSLKVVPSNAKPELKEMADYVGVSNEEGILADLIKKFILN
- the tpiA gene encoding triose-phosphate isomerase encodes the protein MRKIIVAGNWKMNKTRTETEKFFKELLPLVEGKTVEMVIAAPFTNLETAIRETKGSNIKIAAQNMNPKENGAYTGEVSPLMLKDLGVEYVLVGHSERREYYKESNEFINEKVCSAIDHGLKPILCFGETLEQRESNITEKVVEEQLREGLKGVCEKGILNVVLAYEPVWAIGTGKTATFEQAQEVHAFIRKLLTEMYNEEIANEITIQYGGSMKPENALELMSQNDIDGGLIGGAALEPASFAKLVEAGSSI
- a CDS encoding preprotein translocase subunit SecG produces the protein MKTLLVILLVVLAIILIGVILIQPDRSRGIAKTANVLDQEKEGIEKFTEYVAFLFLFVAILYNIIR